In Bradyrhizobium guangxiense, the following are encoded in one genomic region:
- the modA gene encoding molybdate ABC transporter substrate-binding protein, protein MIRIAGLLTAFVILAGASLSPASAEDKTITVFAAASMKNALDEIDAAYTAKTGVKFSVSYAASSVLAKQIEQGAPADVFVSADTDWMDYAISKKTINEPSRVNLLGNSIVLIAPKDSRIDNVAIAQGFDLAKLAGDGRIATGDVKSVPVGKYAKAALEKLGAWQAAEPKFAMAESVRAALTLVARGEAALGIVYSTDAKVEPGVKIVGTFPADSHPAIIYPVAATTVAKPETNGYLAFLRSTAAKTILEKYGFKFLVSPTT, encoded by the coding sequence ATGATTCGTATTGCCGGACTTCTCACCGCCTTCGTCATCCTTGCGGGCGCCAGCCTTTCGCCCGCGAGCGCCGAGGACAAGACCATCACGGTGTTCGCCGCCGCCTCGATGAAGAACGCGCTCGACGAGATCGACGCCGCCTACACCGCCAAGACCGGCGTCAAGTTCAGCGTCAGCTATGCCGCAAGCTCGGTGCTGGCCAAGCAGATCGAGCAGGGCGCGCCGGCCGATGTGTTCGTCTCCGCCGACACCGACTGGATGGACTATGCGATCTCCAAGAAGACCATCAACGAGCCTTCCCGAGTCAATCTGCTCGGCAACAGCATCGTGCTGATCGCACCGAAGGATTCCAGGATCGACAACGTCGCGATCGCGCAGGGTTTCGACCTCGCCAAGCTCGCCGGCGACGGCAGGATCGCGACCGGCGACGTCAAGTCGGTGCCAGTCGGTAAGTATGCCAAGGCGGCGCTGGAGAAGTTGGGAGCCTGGCAGGCCGCCGAGCCGAAATTCGCGATGGCCGAGAGTGTGCGCGCCGCGCTGACGCTGGTCGCCCGCGGCGAGGCCGCGCTCGGCATCGTCTATTCCACCGACGCCAAGGTTGAGCCGGGCGTCAAGATCGTCGGCACCTTCCCGGCAGATTCGCATCCCGCGATCATCTACCCGGTCGCCGCGACCACGGTCGCGAAGCCGGAGACGAACGGCTATCTCGCCTTCCTGCGCTCGACTGCCGCCAAGACCATTTTGGAAAAATACGGCTTCAAGTTCTTGGTGAGTCCCACGACTTGA
- the mepA gene encoding penicillin-insensitive murein endopeptidase, translating into MSRRGITFLLLWFALAAAGGALAQDKGSVNPKPLPPLANPNDPDLAAKELFARKLLPSKGPAHVIGSYTKGCIGGAEQIPVNGDHWQVMRLSRNRSYGHPDIIALIKRLAAKAHKDAGWPGILVGDIAQPRGGPALSGHASHQIGLDADIWLTPMPDRRLSREEREDMSAVMMVRQDRLDIDPRGFTPSHVLVLRDAAREPAVQRIFVNAAIKKALCREAKGDRAWLSKIRPWWGHDYHFHIRMRCPPGAGECEGQPSQAEDEGCKPADLAYWFSDAVLPPKPPPEPPKPKPPMTLAQMPAACKAVLHAADVKP; encoded by the coding sequence ATGAGTCGCCGCGGCATCACCTTCCTCCTGCTTTGGTTCGCGCTTGCAGCCGCCGGCGGCGCGCTGGCCCAGGACAAGGGCAGCGTCAATCCGAAACCGCTGCCGCCGCTCGCCAATCCCAACGACCCCGATCTCGCCGCCAAGGAGCTGTTCGCGCGAAAGCTGCTGCCTTCGAAGGGGCCGGCCCATGTCATCGGTTCCTACACCAAGGGCTGCATCGGCGGCGCGGAGCAGATCCCGGTCAACGGCGATCACTGGCAGGTGATGCGGCTGTCGCGCAACCGCAGCTATGGTCACCCCGACATAATCGCCCTGATCAAGCGGCTCGCCGCCAAGGCGCACAAGGACGCGGGATGGCCCGGCATCCTGGTCGGCGACATCGCCCAGCCGCGCGGCGGCCCGGCACTTTCGGGCCATGCCAGCCACCAGATCGGTCTCGATGCCGACATCTGGCTGACGCCGATGCCGGACCGCCGCCTCTCGCGCGAGGAGCGCGAAGACATGTCGGCGGTGATGATGGTGCGCCAGGACCGGCTCGACATCGACCCGAGGGGGTTCACACCCAGCCATGTGCTGGTGCTGCGCGATGCGGCGCGGGAGCCGGCGGTGCAACGCATCTTCGTCAATGCCGCGATCAAGAAAGCGCTATGCCGCGAGGCCAAGGGCGACCGCGCCTGGCTGTCGAAGATCCGTCCCTGGTGGGGCCACGACTACCACTTCCATATCCGCATGCGCTGCCCGCCGGGCGCCGGCGAATGCGAGGGCCAGCCGTCACAGGCCGAAGACGAGGGCTGCAAGCCCGCAGATCTCGCCTATTGGTTCTCCGACGCTGTGCTCCCCCCCAAGCCGCCGCCGGAGCCGCCAAAGCCGAAGCCGCCGATGACGCTGGCGCAGATGCCGGCGGCGTGCAAGGCGGTGCTGCACGCGGCGGACGTGAAGCCGTAG
- a CDS encoding putative bifunctional diguanylate cyclase/phosphodiesterase gives MLARAGQSPRKPRLAHASRALSERDEILRSRAEAEAAIADARKSHERLRQAIDILPQGIVFIDAEGRYVLWNRKYAEIYSKTADLFEQGARLEDTLRIGVARGDYPEAVGHEDEWIAERLRKLYQPGARHEQKLSDGRVILIDERLTDDGGVIGLRVDITELKQREASFRLLFDGNPVPMVVCALDDERILGVNDAAVAHYGYSRAEFEKLTIRSLQAFDSEPPWTADRSIEEQAGRTWKHVKADGALIDLAIYSRELTYAERPAVLLALMDITERKRAEARLAFMAQHDALTGLPNRTLLRQQMDEMLLHSRRSPEKVALLMLGLDNFKAINDTLGHAVGDKLLRGVAKRLRSTLREEDALARLNSDEFAILQSGLARPEDAAGLAKRLLEAIADPYLLDGHSVVIGASIGIAMAPGDGDDSEKLLKSADMALSRAKLDARGTFAFFEAALDAKAQSRRKIEVELRDAIRNDVLRPYYQPLIDLQSGRITGFEALVRWPHAERGMVSPAEFIPVAEDTGLINPLGGLMLRRACLDAAAWPDDVRVAVNLSPLQFRSGNLLSIVTDALKASGLPPRRLELEITETLLLEKSAQVLATLHALRALGVRISMDDFGTGYSSLSYLRSFPFDKIKIDQSFVRDLGANREAQAIIRSIVSLGKGLGVTITAEGVETEAELSCLRAEGCHEGQGFLFSKARPHAEIVSLLAAQRGIDGDAAALVA, from the coding sequence GTGCTTGCCCGGGCCGGCCAATCGCCCCGCAAGCCGCGCTTGGCGCACGCGTCACGCGCCTTGTCCGAGCGCGACGAAATCTTGCGCAGCCGCGCCGAGGCGGAAGCCGCGATCGCGGACGCGCGCAAATCCCATGAGCGCCTGCGCCAGGCCATCGACATCCTGCCGCAGGGCATCGTGTTTATCGATGCCGAAGGCCGCTACGTGCTGTGGAACAGGAAATATGCCGAGATCTACAGCAAGACCGCCGACCTGTTCGAGCAGGGCGCGCGGCTCGAAGACACGCTGCGCATCGGCGTTGCCCGTGGCGACTATCCCGAGGCCGTCGGGCACGAAGACGAGTGGATCGCCGAGCGGCTGCGAAAGCTCTATCAGCCCGGCGCGCGCCACGAGCAGAAGCTGTCGGACGGCCGCGTCATCCTGATCGACGAGCGGCTCACCGACGACGGCGGCGTGATCGGCCTGCGCGTCGACATCACCGAGTTGAAGCAGCGCGAGGCCTCGTTCCGCCTGCTGTTCGACGGCAATCCCGTCCCCATGGTCGTCTGCGCACTGGACGACGAGCGCATCCTCGGCGTCAACGATGCCGCGGTTGCGCATTACGGCTACAGCCGCGCTGAGTTCGAGAAGCTGACGATCCGTTCCTTGCAGGCCTTCGACAGCGAGCCGCCCTGGACCGCCGACCGTTCGATCGAGGAGCAGGCTGGCCGCACCTGGAAGCATGTCAAGGCCGACGGCGCGTTGATCGACCTTGCGATCTATTCGCGCGAGTTGACCTATGCCGAGCGGCCCGCGGTGCTGCTCGCCTTGATGGACATCACCGAGCGCAAGCGCGCCGAGGCGCGGCTCGCCTTCATGGCCCAGCATGACGCCTTGACCGGCCTGCCCAACCGCACCCTGCTGCGCCAGCAGATGGACGAGATGCTGCTGCACTCGCGGCGCAGCCCCGAAAAGGTCGCGCTCCTGATGCTGGGGCTGGACAATTTCAAGGCGATCAACGACACGCTGGGGCATGCGGTCGGCGACAAGCTGCTGCGCGGCGTCGCCAAGCGGCTGCGTTCGACCTTGCGCGAGGAAGACGCGCTGGCGCGGCTCAACTCCGACGAATTCGCGATCCTGCAGAGCGGGCTGGCGCGCCCCGAGGACGCGGCGGGGCTCGCAAAGCGCCTGCTCGAGGCCATCGCCGATCCCTATCTTCTCGACGGCCATTCCGTGGTGATCGGCGCCTCGATCGGCATCGCGATGGCGCCGGGCGACGGCGACGATTCCGAAAAACTGCTCAAGAGCGCCGACATGGCGCTGTCGCGCGCCAAGCTGGATGCGCGCGGCACCTTCGCCTTCTTCGAGGCCGCGTTAGATGCAAAAGCGCAGAGTCGCCGCAAGATCGAGGTCGAGCTGCGCGATGCGATCCGGAACGACGTGCTGCGGCCCTATTACCAGCCGCTGATCGACCTCCAGAGCGGTCGCATCACCGGCTTCGAGGCACTGGTGCGCTGGCCGCATGCCGAGCGCGGCATGGTCTCGCCGGCTGAATTCATTCCGGTGGCCGAGGACACCGGCCTGATCAATCCGCTCGGCGGGCTGATGCTGCGCCGGGCGTGCCTCGATGCCGCGGCTTGGCCCGACGACGTCCGCGTCGCCGTCAACCTGTCGCCGCTGCAGTTCCGCAGCGGCAATCTGCTCTCGATCGTGACGGATGCGCTGAAGGCGTCCGGCCTGCCGCCGCGCCGGCTCGAGCTCGAGATCACCGAGACGCTGCTCCTGGAAAAGAGCGCGCAGGTGCTGGCGACGCTGCATGCCTTGCGCGCGCTCGGGGTGCGCATCTCGATGGACGATTTCGGCACCGGCTATTCCAGCCTCAGCTATTTGCGTAGCTTCCCGTTCGACAAGATCAAGATCGATCAGTCTTTCGTGCGTGATCTCGGGGCCAACCGCGAGGCGCAGGCGATCATCCGCTCCATCGTCAGCCTCGGCAAGGGCCTCGGCGTTACCATCACCGCCGAAGGCGTCGAGACCGAAGCCGAGCTGAGCTGCCTGCGCGCCGAAGGATGCCACGAGGGTCAGGGTTTCCTGTTCAGCAAGGCCCGGCCCCATGCTGAGATCGTCAGCCTGCTCGCCGCGCAGCGCGGCATCGACGGCGACGCCGCCGCGCTGGTGGCGTGA